From the genome of Glycine max cultivar Williams 82 chromosome 2, Glycine_max_v4.0, whole genome shotgun sequence, one region includes:
- the LOC100305570 gene encoding ADP-ribosylation factor-like protein 8c-like yields MGLWDSFLNWLRSLFFKQEMELSLVGLQNAGKTSLVNAIATGGYSEDMIPTVGFNMRKVTKGNVTIKLWDLGGQRRFRSMWERYCRGVSAIVYVVDAADRDSVPISRSELHDLLTKPSLSAIPLLVLGNKIDKSEALSKQALVDQLGLESIKDREVCCYMISCKDSVNIDVVIDWLIKHSKTAK; encoded by the exons ATGGGTCTCTGGGATTCCTTCCTCAATTGGCTCCGCAG CTTGTTTTTTAAACAGGAGATGGAACTTTCACTTGTTGGCCTTCAGAATGCTGGCAAGACTTCTCTTGTCAATGCAATTGCT ACTGGGGGCTACAGTGAGGACATGATTCCAACT GTTGGTTTCAACATGAGAAAAGTGACTAAGGGAAATGTCACAATAAAGCTTTGGGACCTTGGGGGACAGAGGAGGTTCCGATCAATGTGGGAGCGATACTGTCGGGGTGTCTCTGCTATCGT ATATGTTGTAGATGCCGCTGATAGAGACAGTGTTCCAATATCTCGAAGTGAGTTACATGATCTATTGACAAAACCTTCTTTGAGTGCGATTCCTTTGCTTGTTCTTGGAAACAAAATTGACAAGTCAGAAGCTCTTTCTAAGCAAGCATTGGTAGATCAGCT AGGACTTGAGTCAATTAAAGACAGAGAGGTCTGCTGCTATATGATTTCATGCAAGGATTCTGTTAACATAGATGTAGTCATTGACTGGCTAATCAAACACTCAAAAACTGCAAAGTGA
- the LOC100305570 gene encoding ADP-ribosylation factor-like protein 8c-like isoform X1, translating to MGLWDSFLNWLRSLFFKQEMELSLVGLQNAGKTSLVNAIATGGYSEDMIPTVGFNMRKVTKGNVTIKLWDLGGQRRFRSMWERYCRGVSAIVYCLSYCSLFQLYIHRYVVDAADRDSVPISRSELHDLLTKPSLSAIPLLVLGNKIDKSEALSKQALVDQLGLESIKDREVCCYMISCKDSVNIDVVIDWLIKHSKTAK from the exons ATGGGTCTCTGGGATTCCTTCCTCAATTGGCTCCGCAG CTTGTTTTTTAAACAGGAGATGGAACTTTCACTTGTTGGCCTTCAGAATGCTGGCAAGACTTCTCTTGTCAATGCAATTGCT ACTGGGGGCTACAGTGAGGACATGATTCCAACT GTTGGTTTCAACATGAGAAAAGTGACTAAGGGAAATGTCACAATAAAGCTTTGGGACCTTGGGGGACAGAGGAGGTTCCGATCAATGTGGGAGCGATACTGTCGGGGTGTCTCTGCTATCGTGTATTGTCTCTCTTACTGCTCTCTCTTTCAGCTATATATTC ACAGATATGTTGTAGATGCCGCTGATAGAGACAGTGTTCCAATATCTCGAAGTGAGTTACATGATCTATTGACAAAACCTTCTTTGAGTGCGATTCCTTTGCTTGTTCTTGGAAACAAAATTGACAAGTCAGAAGCTCTTTCTAAGCAAGCATTGGTAGATCAGCT AGGACTTGAGTCAATTAAAGACAGAGAGGTCTGCTGCTATATGATTTCATGCAAGGATTCTGTTAACATAGATGTAGTCATTGACTGGCTAATCAAACACTCAAAAACTGCAAAGTGA
- the LOC100792103 gene encoding transcription factor MYB20 produces the protein MGRQPCCDKVGLKKGPWTAEEDKKLISFILTNGQCCWRAVPKLAGLLRCGKSCRLRWTNYLRPDLKRGLLSEYEEKMVIDLHAQLGNRWSKIASHLPGRTDNEIKNHWNTHIKKKLKKMGIDPATHKPLPNANEQNQNQTRQDQQLHHQPVELEEPNQQPLQVDFDPKVDPNKEPEKPETSLESSTITEEAKEEDQIITPLFDTMELMNGFCTDEVPIIEPHEILMPCAPSSSSTTSSSSSSNSTNFLEDLQLPDFEWSCNYNDNNTITNNNNNEDKDDDNNNNSSMALWDDDIIGNRYWLINEDDDSDENQVFDASLTQFSKMFMESESWGYGLF, from the exons ATGGGAAGGCAACCTTGTTGTGACAAAGTTGGGTTGAAGAAGGGGCCATGGACTGCAGAGGAGGATAAGAAGCTCATAAGCTTCATCCTCACTAATGGCCAATGTTGCTGGAGAGCTGTCCCTAAGCTAGCAG GGCTTTTAAGGTGTGGGAAGAGTTGCAGGCTCAGGTGGACAAATTACTTGAGGCCAGACTTAAAGAGAGGTCTTTTATCAGAATACGAagaaaaaatggtcattgaTCTTCATGCTCAACTTGGCAATAG atgGTCTAAGATTGCTTCTCATCTCCCTGGAAGAACTGATAATGAGATAAAAAATCATTGGaacacacacataaagaaaaAGCTCAAGAAAATGGGCATTGATCCTGCCACACATAAACCACTTCCTAATGCAaatgaacaaaaccaaaatcaaacCAGACAAGATCAACAACTACACCACCAACCAGTAGAATTAGAAGAGCCTAACCAACAACCTTTGCAAGTTGACTTTGACCCCAAAGTTGACCCAAATAAGGAGCCAGAGAAGCCAGAGACTTCATTGGAATCATCAACCATCACTGAAGAAGCCAAAGAGGAAGACCAAATCATAACACCCTTATTTGACACAATGGAGCTAATGAATGGTTTCTGCACAGATGAAGTTCCAATAATTGAACCTCATGAGATTCTAATGCCTTGTGCTCCTTCCTCTTCATCCACCAcctcttcatcatcttcttcaaatTCAACCAATTTTCTTGAAGACTTGCAGCTACCAGATTTTGAATGGTCTTGTAATTACAATGATAATAACACTATtactaacaataacaacaatgaAGACAAAGAcgacgacaacaacaacaatagcagCATGGCCTTGTGGGATGATGACATTATTGGCAACCGTTATTGGCTGATTAATGAAGATGATGATAGTGATGAAAACCAAGTGTTTGATGCTTCTCTCACTCAATTCTCAAAAATGTTCATGGAATCAGAATCTTGGGGATATGgcttattttga